The following is a genomic window from Devosia neptuniae.
TCGCGGCGGGCAATGTCGAATTGACCGATCAAATTGCGGGCCACGTCGGTCAGCGCCAGCGTTTCGCGGCCGATGGCGGCGAGGAATTGCTGGCGTTCGGCCTCGCCCAGATCGGGCACGTCGACCAGGATTTCGGCGCTGGAGCGGATGGCGGTTACGCCCGAGAGTATCTGGTGCAGGAACTGCGACAATAGCGGGTCCGAGCGCAGGCGATCGGCATAGGCATCGGCGCTGAGCTGGGCGCCTGTATAGGCCCGGTGCATGCGCGCCAGGGCCGCCCCGCTGGCGGGGTATTGGGCGACCAGTTCGCGGCGCTCGTCGGGGCGGAAGGACAGCGACTCAAGCATAGGGTCGGCAAAGGCTTCTTCGAGGTCTTGCAGCAGCTTCTGCTCGGCGCGGCCGGCCAGCTCGTCGATATCGATATGTAGATGCTGGGCGACGCGATTGAGCAGAGCCCCGCCGATGTCACGCTTGTTGTTTTCGATCAGGTTGAGATAGCTCGGCGAAATGCCGATCAAACGCGCCAGCGCCGCCTGCGAAATCTTCAACGATTTCCGGCGACTGCTGATGCGAAAGCCAATTGGCGCGCGCATGAGAAGAGCCCTCCCAGCCGGCGCTCTGTCAATGCATTGACTATTATTGCGCCAGACGAGTGCAATAATTTACAGAATATTGCTGCGATTACAATGCTGTATTGCCAGCGTTTGCAGGGACGGCAAATACTCCCAACGCGGTGAGTGATTGGCTATGCATCAATTACCCCGCGCCAATGAGGAGGAAATCGATGACAGTTTTCAAGCGCGGCCCCAGCCGTCGCCGTGTGCTGCAAACCGGCCTGGCCGGTATTCTCGCGACCGGCGTGGCGCCGCTAGTTTTCAGCCGTGGCGCCTGGGCGCAGGAGTTCTGCAACAACCCCACCGGCGACACCGTTACATTCGGGCTCAACCTGCCGCTTACCGGCGCCTATGCCGAAGAAGGCGCCGATGAGCAAAAGGCCTATCAGCTGGCCATCCAGCACCTCAATGGCGAGGGTGATGGCGGGCTGATCAGCGTGCTCACGCCCACCGCCCTCAAGGGCAATGGCGTGCTGGGCAAGAAGGTCGCCTTCGTGACCTCGGACAGCCAGACCAAGGCCGACGTGGCCCGGGCCGGCGCCACCCGCATGATCGAGCGCGACGGCGCGGTGATGATCACCGGCGGATCGTCCTCTGCCGAGGCCATTGCCGTGCAGGGCCTGTGCCAGGAAATGGGCGTCATCTTCATGGCGGGTCTCACCCATTCCAATGACACGACCGGCAAGGACAAGAAGCGCTACGGATTCCGCCACTTCTTCAATGCCTATCAGTCCGGCATCGGGCTAGCCCCGGCCATTGTCAACGAATATGGCGCTGATCGCCGCGCCTATCACCTGACCGCCGACTATACCTGGGGCTGGACCCAGGAAGAATCCATGAAGGCGGCCACCGAAAAACTCGGCTGGCAGACGGTGCAAGCCGTACGCACGCCCTTGGGCGCGGCGGATTTCTCGCAATATCTGACGCCCATCCTCAATTCGGGCGCGGACGTCTTGATCCTCAACCATTACGGCACGGACATGGTCAATTCGCTGACCCAGGCGGTGCAGTTCGGCATGCGCGACCGGCAGGCCAACGGCAAGGATTTCCAGATCGTCACGCCACTTATCTCCGAGTTGATGGCCAAAGGCGCCGGCGACAACGTCAAGGGCATTTTCGGCACCTCGAACTGGCACTGGAACCTGCAGGATCCGGGCACCGTGGCCTTCACCAAGTCGTTCGGCGCGGCCTATGGCGCCCCGCCCTCGCAGGCGGCACACACGGCCTATGTGCAGGCATTGCTCTATGCGGACGCCGTCGAGCGCGCCGGCACATTCTATCCGCCGGAGGTGATCAAGGCCCTCGAAGGCTTCGAGTTCGACGGCATGGGCAATGGCCCCACGCTGTATCGCGCCGAAGACCACCAGTGCATCAAGAATGTGCTGGTGGTGCGCGGCAATGAGAACCCGACCAGCCAGTTCGACGTGCTCAACATCTTCAAGGAAATCCCGCGCGAGGAAGTGGCCTATGACCCCGCCATGTTCGGCGGCGATCTCGGCCCGGCCGAGCCGGCAGCCATGTGTTGATCATGCCGGCCCGCCCCTTTGAAAGGGCGGGCCGCACCTAAGCTCGGCCTATCGCCTGGAGCGGACCATGTTCGAAGTCATCTTTCTGCAATTCCTCAACGGGCTCGACAAGGGCGGCGCCTATGCGTTGATCGCGCTGGGGCTGACCTTGGTGTTCGGCACGTTGGGCGTCGTCAATTTCGCGCATGGCGCGCTGTTCATGCTGGGCGCGTTCTGCGCCGTCATGGTGCGGCAATTCCTGACGCTGGAGACGGTCACCATCGATCCGGAACAGCTATCGCCCTGGGGTTCGCCGCTCGAAATCCGCGAGCCGCTGGTGCAAGCCTGGTTCGGCGATTTCGGTGCGGTGCTGGTGAATTATTCCGTTCCCGTCTCGCTCATCGTCACCATTCCCATCATGCTACTGGTGGGCATTGCGCTTGAGCGCGGCATCATCAAGCACTTTTATAAACGCCCGCATGCCGAACAGATTCTCGTGACTTTTGGCCTCGCCATCGTGGCGCAGGAACTCATCAAGTCGGTTTTCGGGCCCAATCCCATTCCCCAGCCCATGCCGGCCGACCTGCGGGGCGCGGCCGATATCGGCGCCTGGCTGGGCATGCAGGCCGGCGTCATCACCTACCCTATCTGGCGGCTGGTCTATTTCCTCTTTGCCACCGTAATCATCGGCGGCGTGTTCGCCTTCCTGCAATTCACCACATTCGGCATGGTGGTCCGTGCCGGCATGGCCGACCGCGAGACGGTGGGGCTGCTCGGCATCAATATCGACCGCCGCTTCACCATCATGTTCGGCCTGGCCGCTGTGGTCGCGGGCATGGCCGGCGTCATGTACACCCCCTGCTCCCGCCCAATTATCACATCGGCATGGACTTCCTCGTCCTCAGCTTCGTGGTGGTCGTGGTGGGCGGCATGGGCTCATTGCCCGGCGCGGTGGCGGCGGGGTTCCTGCTGGGCATTCTGCAATCCTTCGCCTCGCTGACCCAGGTCAAGGACCTCATTCCGGGCATCGACCAGATCATCATCTATCTCGTCGCCGTCATCATTCTACTAGTTCGTCCGCGCGGCCTGCTCGGCCGGCGCGGCGTGATGGAGGCGTGATATGCTGGTGATATCCCGCAAGGACCTGCTGCTGTTCCTCGGCTTCGCAATCGTCGTGCTCGCCATGCCGATCTGGCTGCAACCGTTCGGCGCCGCCTATCCCGACCTGTTGAACCGCTTCACCATCTTTGCCATCTTCGCGGTGGGCTTCAATATCCTGTTCGGCCTCACCGGCTATCTCAGTTTCGGCCATGCGGCGTTTTTCGGCATCGGCTCCTATGCGGCGGTCTGGTCGTTCAAACTGCTCAGCATGGACGCCGTGCCGGCGATGATCTTTGCCATCGTCATCTCGGGCCTGTTTGCCCTTGCCATCGGCTTTGTGAGCCTGCGGCGCTCAGGGATCTATTTCTCCATCCTGACGCTGGCCTTTGCGCAGATGAGCTACAATCTGGCTTATTCGGTGCTGACGCCGATCACCAATGGCGAGACCGGGCTGCAGCTCACGCTGGCCGATCCGCGTTATCTCGATCGCGCTTTCTCGGCGGCGCCTGCGGGCCTGCCCTCGCCCACTTTGTTCGGGGCCCCGCTCACCGGGTATGCCGGGTTCTACTTCTGCGCCGGCTTCCTCATCATCGCCTTTTTCATCGCCCAGCGCATCACGGGCTCGCCCTTCGGGATGATGCTCAAGGGCATCAAGTCCAACCAGACGCGCATGAACTATACCGGCTTCAACACCAAGCCTTATACGCTCGCCGCCTTCGTGATTTCGGGCATGTATGCAGGTCTGGCTGGCGCCCTGCTCGCCATCACCGATCCATTGGCCGGCGCCGAGCGCATGCAATGGACCGCCTCGGGCGAAGTCGTGCTGATGACCATCCTGGGCGGCGCGGGGACACTTGTCGGGCCGGTGATCGGCGCCTGGCTGATCAAATATTTCGAGAACATCTTCTCGGCCATCAATGACGGCATTCTCATGCGTTTCTTCGCCTTCCTGCCCGATGGAGCCGATCATGTGGCGGTTACTATCGCCAGCAAGTTCGTGGGCGAAGGCTGGTTCCTGACGCTGGGTCTGGTCTTCGTGCTCATCGTGGTCTTCCTGCCCGGCGGCATCATGGAGGGCGTGCGGCGCATCGCGGCGCTGTTCAACCGCTCTCCCAAAAAGCCACGGCATACGCCCGCCCAAGTGCAGCCCGCAGAATAGGACCAGACCGATGACCAATCCCAATGTCGTTCTGCACGTTGCCGATGTTCACAAGCGCTTCGGGGGCCTGCATGCCCTGGCTGATATCGATTTGCAGGTCGAGGAGGGCCAGACCCACGCCATTATCGGCCCCAATGGCGCGGGCAAATCCACCCTGCTCAATGTCATCATCGGCAAGCTGGCGCCGACCAGCGGCACCGTGGTGTTCGATGGCGCGATCCTCACCGGTCGCAAGCCATTCGAGATCAACCAGCTCGGCATCGCCCGGGTGTTCCAGACGCCGGAGATCTTTTCGGACCTCAGCGTGTTGCACAATGTGATGATCCCCGCGCTCGCCAAACGCGATGGCGCGTTCAAGCTCAACATGTTGCGCGCACTCGATAGTGAGACCGGCATCCGCGCCGAGGCGCAGGACATGCTGGAAGATGTGGGCATGACCAGCAGCCGCGATATGGCCGCCGGCAGCCTCAGCCGTGGCGACAAGCGCCGGATGGAACTGGCCATGTGCCTGATCCAGCATCCACGCCTGTTGCTGCTGGATGAACCCACCGCCGGCATGAGCCGCCACGACACCAATACGACCATCGAATTGCTCAAGAAGATCAAAAGCCGCGGCATGACCAAGGTGATCATCGAACACGACATGCATGTGGTGTTTTCGCTGGCCGACAAGATTTCCGTGCTGGCGCAGGGCCGCATCATTGCCGATGGCACGCCCGATCAGGTGCGGGGCAATCCAAAGGTGCAGGAAGCCTACCTCGGAGGGACCCATTGATGAGTGCAATCGCCATGGAGACCCAAATTCTCGGCAATAGCCAGGCCGCAAGTATCGAGACCACGCGGCCGTTCTTTTCGGTGCGCGACATGCACGCCTATTATGGCGAGAGCTATATCGTGCAGGGCATTTCGCTCGATGTGCGGCAAGGCGAAATCCTGGCCCTATTGGGCCGCAACGGCGCGGGCAAGACCTCGACGCTGCGCACCATTGCCCGCACCGATGATCCGCAGATGCGGCAGGGTGAAATCTGGCTGGATGGCAAGCCCATCCACCAGATGAAGAGCTTTGAGGCTGCGCGGGCGGGCATTCAGTTAGTGCCCGAGGATCGGCGCATCATTGCGGGCCTGACGGTCGAGGAGAATATCGCCCTCGCCAAGGTTGCGCCCGGCAATGGCTGGAGCTTTGAGCAGATTTACCAGAGCTTCCCCCGGCTTGCCGAACGCCGCAAACAGGACGGCGCGACACTGTCCGGCGGCGAGCAGCAAATGCTGGCCATCGCCCGGGCGCTGGCGCGCGACCTCAAGCTGCTCTTGCTCGACGAGCCTTATGAGGGGCTGGCGCCAGTGATCGTGCAGGAGATCGAACGGATCCTGCATTCGATCAAGCCGCTGGGCATTACCACGATCATTGTCGAGCAGAACGCCGTCGCGGCCCTCAAGCTGGCCGACCGGGCTGTGATCCTCGATACCGGCGAAGTCGCCTTTTCCGGCACGGCCAAGGAGGTGTTGGACAATACCGAACTGCGCCACGAATATCTGGCCATCTGATTTCGGCCACGAGCTACCCTGGGTCTTTCGACCCAAAGGCATTCCGCCGATTTCACCTCTCCCATAGGGAGGCCCAGGGTAAACTTTACGCAGTGGGCGGCTCGGGGGGCTCCGCCGCGATTTCGATCCCCTCGCCTTCGAGCGCATCGCGCACTTCGCGCGCCAGATCGACCGCGCCAGGCGTGTCGCCATGAAGGCATATCGAGCGGGCGGAGGATTTCAGCACCGTGCCGTCGATGGCAACCAGCTCGCCCTTTTGCGCCAGGCGCAGGCAACGCTCGATCACCGCGTCCGTGTCGTGCAACACGGCGCCCTCCTGGTTGCGGGGCACCAACAGGCCTTCAGCCGTATAGGCCCGGTCGGCATAGGCTTCGCGGATCAGCGGCATGCCGACGGCTTTGGCGGCCCGCACCTGCTGGCTATTGTCGAGCGCCAGCACCGCCATTTTGGGATTCATCGCCTGAATGGTGGAGAATATGCCGACGGCGAAAGCCAATTCCTCGGCCGTCTGGTTTGCCAGCGCGCCATGCAGCTTCACATAGGAGAGCGGCACGCCAACTTCGTCGGCGATGAACCGCACGAGGAAGAGTTGCGAGCGAATCTGGCCGAGCAATTGATCGAGCGGCATGACAATGCGGAAGCGGCCGAAGCGTTTGGGATCGGCATAGCCGGGATGGGCCCCTGCCCGCACGCCGCGCCCCTTGCAGATTTTGAGGATGTGCCGAATGGTCGGCGCATCGCCCGCATGGCCGCCACAGGCTATCGACGCGCTGGAGACAATGGCCAGCAGGTCCTCGTCGGTCCCCATGCCTTCGCCCAGGTCAGCATTGAGATCGATACTGGTCATTGCGCGCCGCTCCTCAGCAATTGGTGCGCATGGTCCACGTTGATGGACTGGAAAGCAACCGGGGCACCCGGTCGCAGCTGCGCGAAGCGGTCGAGATCGACGCTTGCGATAGTGGCGATGCGCGGATAGCCGCCAGTGGGCTGATGATCGCGCATCAAGACGACGGGCGTGCCATCGCCCATGATCTGGATATCGCCCGGCACCACGGCGTCGGACACCAGCGACAGAATTTTTGCCTTGGCGAATATGCCTGTTGGGTCGGTCAGGCGGACGCCCATGCGGTCCATCTGGGGTGCGATGGCGAAAGTGGCGGTGAGGAATTCTCGGCGGAGTGGGAGATCGAACATGTCGGCATGCAGGCCCCAGATGACGCGGATGGGGCCGTCATGGCGTCGGGGTTCGATGGCTGAGTCTTTCAACGACGAGCCGACGACTCCCAGAGTCAGCACGTCCCCGGCCTTCAGCGCGCGGCCATCCAGGCCACCGATCATCGCTCGCGTGCTGGTTGAGAGGCTTCCCATCACGACAGGCAGATCGAAATTGCGGTCGAAACGCAGATAGCCGTAATTGCCCCATTCGCCAGGGGTGATGGAGAGCTTGTCGCCGGCCTTCAGCTCGACGCGTCCAGGCCAAGCTAAAGGTGCACCGTTATGCGCGGCCCTGAAACTGCCGCCGGCCATGGCTGCAACGAAGCGACCCTTGCTGACCTCGATGTCGAGCCCTGCGGCGGTGAACTCGATGGCGGCATTGCTGTGAGCGCCGGCCAACGCGCCTGCATGCCGAAAAGCGCCGGCATCCATGGCGCCCGAGGCGCTGATGCCGTGGGGTAGCATGCCGAAGCGCCCTGCATCCTGAATGGTGCTGAGCGGGGCGGCCCGGCAAATGGTCAGAACTGGGCTCATGCCAGCGCCTCGAATACGAGCTGGTCACCGGGAGCGAGCGTGGTGGGTGGCAGCGCCGCAACGTCGAAATTTGCGAAATCAGTGTGGCCGATGACGTGCCAACCGGTGGGGATTTCGGTTGCCGCGATAGCGGTCTGCCCGGCGGCGAAGAGGACGCTGCCCTTGGGCACTGACCGGCGCACAACGCTGCGGCGCGGCAGCACCAGGGTTTCGGGGTGAAAGCCGCAATAGACGAAGCCCGGCGCGAAACCGGTGGCGAGGACGCGTAGCGTAGTGGCGTTATGTGCTGCCACGAAGGCGTCAGCCGTCAGGCCCAAAGCCGCCGCCACCTCATCGAGGTCAGGACCGGCTTCGCCACCGAAATGGGTGGGAATGATCCTCGTCGGCGGCGATGTAACCTCATCCACCGAAAGCCCGAACAATCGCAGCCGCACTTCGCCCATGAGTGTATTCAACGCGACAGTCCTGGGATCGTAGCGCAACAGCACGGAAACCAGGCTCGGCATCACTTCGACCACACCGGGCACGGGATCGCGGGCAAGCGCTTGCGCACAGGCAATCGCAGTCCAATTGGCCTGGTCGGTCAAGGAGGTTGCAAAGCGGATCAGCAGGGCTGCATCGCCAAGAGGCAGCAGCGTGGGCGGGGGCAGTATCGGTAAAGGGGCCGGGCCGGCCATGGCACAGCTTCCTGCATGGGGCCGGTCCTGTCGGACCTGCCCGGATGGGTCAACCCGGTCAATTGGGGCGAAGGCTCTGCTTGCCCCCGGAAGACCGTTTGTTCACGCCAGTACCCAAGGGCACCAGCCAGATATGACCGGCCGGGCTTGCCCGGTCAGTTCGGATCCCTGCCGTCCTGTTCGACCACAGCATCAAACAATTGCCGGGCCTGCCCAGCACCAATCGCCTCGATGGCGACAGCTGCTATGGCGGCGAACAGTTCCGCGATTTCCTGGGGGTCGGTGATTTCGGCATCGTCGTCTTCAGCATCAGCGTTGATCAGAGTAAACACAATAACGCGCCTCCAAAGTAGCCAACGGATCGATTGTGACGCGATTCCCCTTACAGATTGAATAATAGAAATTCGCCCATGCCCATCCGGCGGGCAATTGCCAGAAACGGCAGCGGAGCTTACTCTTCGCCCGCTTCGAGCTTCTCCAGATAAGATTCGATATCTTCCAGCGTTGCCGAAAACGGCAGCGGCATGTGGCCATAAATGACCTTGAAGCTCTCATCGTCCCTGATGGCGTGACCGCCCTTGCCCTGCTTGGCCGTGAGCTTTTCCGCCGTCAGAATGGTCAGGCCATAGCGTCCTGCGGTCCGCTTCAGGCGGCGCATTCGCGATGCTTCGAATTCCTTGCGGCTCACTGTTTGACCTTCTTGAGAGAATTTGGCGGGTAGGGAGGGATTCGAACCCCCGGAACGCTTGCACGTTCGCCGGTTTTCAAGACCGGAGCAATCAACCGCTCTGCCACCTACCCGTTGGAGGTCAGCGTTTAGCGGTTGATCGCAAAACTGTCTAGGGCAGTAACACGACCGAGCCGGTGGTCTGCCGCCCTTCGAGGGCACGATGGGCTTCGGCGGCGTCCTTGAGGGCAAAGGTCTGGTTGACCGCCACCTTGATCTTGCCGCTGGCAACCGCTTCGAACAAGGCACCGGCCGCCACAACGAGCGCGGAACGTTCGGCGACATAGTGAGCGGTGGTCGGCCGGGTCACATAGAGCGAGCCCTTGCGCGAGAGCACGGTCAGATCGGGAATCGACACCACGCCCGAGGCATTGCCGAAGCTGACCATCAGGCCGCGCGGGCGCAGGCAATCGAGCGATTTGTCGAAAGTGGATTTACCCACACCGTCATAAACCACATCGACGCCCCTGCCCCCGGTCAGTTCCTTGACCCGCTCGGCAAAGTCCTCGGTGGTATAGTTGATTACGGCATCGCAGCCATTTTCGAGCGCCAGCGCCACTTTCTCAGCGCTGCCCGCCGTACCGATGACCCTGGCGCCAAGTGACTTGGCCCATTGCGTGGCGATCTGCCCCACGCCACCGGCTGCGGCATGCCACAAAATGGTTTCGCCGGCAGCCAGCGGCCAGGTCTGAAACAGCAGGTAATAGGCGGTGAGGCCCTTGAGCATGATGGCGGCGGCGACCTGGTCATCCACGCCATCGGGAATGGCGACGATGCGCTCGGCATTCAGCAGCCGCTCGGTGGCATAGGCGCCGATCTGTCCCTGATAGGCGACGCGATCGCCGACGCTGAACTCGGTGACGCCCTCGCCCAGCGCCGTCACCACGCCCGCGCCTTCACTGCCGGCAACAAAGGGCAGCTTTTGCGGGTAAAGACCCGACCGCTGATAGGTATCGATGAAGTTGAGCCCGACGGCGGTCTGCCTTACCGCAACCTGCCCCGGCCCAGGAGCGGCCAGCGGCCACTCCTCGTAGCTCAGAACTTCGGGGCCGCCATGCTGATGGACGACGATTGCCTGGCTCATGACTTGGGTACCTTGGGCTTGCGCGGTGCCGATTTCGGCCGCGACTGCGCCTTGGCGGTCGGCGTGGCCTTGGTGCGCGGCTTGGCGGCAGCGGCGCCGGTCTGCGCGGCAATGGCACCGGTAGCGCCGGTAAAGGGCGCGACCGGCTTGGGAGCGTGCCCGCCCTTGTTAACCCGGCGCTGCTTGGCGAAAATATTGACCGCCTCGACCAGCACCGAGAAGGCCATGGCCGAATAGATATAGCCCTTGGGGATGTGGAAGCCCAAGCCATCGGCCACCAGCGTCACGCCGATCAGCAGCAGGAAGGCCAATGCCAGCATTTTGGTGGTGGGGTGGTCGGCCACGAATTTGGCGATGGGACCGGATGCTACGAACATCACAGCGACGGCGACCAGCACGGCCGCAACCATCACGACCACCTGGTCGGGCGGCACCATGCCCACGGCGGTGATGATCGAATCGATGGAGAACACCATATCGATCACGACGATCTGCAGGATAATCGCCTGCAAGGTCGCCTTGGCCTTCTCCTTAAGGTCCAGTTCGTGCGGCTCTTCGATGGCCGCGTGCATTTCGTGGGTAGCCTTGTAGATCAGGAACGCGCCACCAGCGATCAGGATCAAGTCCTTCCACGACAGGGCGAGCCCGAACAGGGTGACTACCGGGTCCTGCAATTGCACGATCACGCTGATCAGCAGCAGCAGGATGATGCGGAACACCAGCGCCAGGCCAATGCCGAGCTTGCGGGCAAATTCGGCCTGCTCGCGCGGCAGGCGCGAGACGAGCACGGAAATGAATACGATATTGTCGATGCCCAGCACGATCTCCATGACCGTCAGGGTTGCAAAGGCGATCCACACATTGGGATCGGCCAATAGCTCAAGCATTTCCGGCTCCGTTCCGAGTCTTTGATCGCAATATACTTATGCGGTGTGCCCGCAGGGGGGAAGGCAGCATGGCCGCGATTTTCTCTGCGGCAGAAAGCGCATGGCGGTGTGCTGGTCTGCATGAGGGGCGCGGTGATAGTCTGGCTGTCCAAACAGCTTTGCGAGTCATAGCCATGGAATCGTTTACCCCGCTTTCGGCTGCCATTGGCGGCGCGCTCATCGGCCTTGCGGCCGCCGTGCTGTGGCTCGGCAATGGCCGCATCGCCGGAATTGCCGGCATTTTCGGGAATTTGCTGCCCGCATCGCATAATGCGCTGTGGCGGCTTGTGTTCCTCGTCTGCCTGATATTGGGGGCGTTTGCCACGGCGCGGTTCTTGCCCGGGCTAGGTGCCGGCGGGGTCGACCCAGTCCGCCTGGTCGAAGCGCCGGCCGCCTGGGGCGTTCCAACCCCGATCTGGCTCGCCATTGCCGGCTTGCTCACCGGCCTGGGCACCAGAATTGGCAATGGCTGCACCTCCGGCCACGGGGTGTGCGGGCTGGCGCGACTGTCCGTGCGTTCGCTGGTTGCTGTCGGCGTGTTCTTCGGCGTCGCCATCATCACCGTCACCATTACGGGGATCGTCTGATGTCCGGCTTCAAGCTGCCCTATCTCGCAACAGCGGCGTTCAGCGGCGTGCTGTTTGGCACCGGGCTTTACGTCTCGCAGATGGTCAATCCGCTCAAAGTCCTGCGCTTTCTCGATTTCACCGCCATCCCCACGGGCGGCTGGGACCCCAGCCTGGCTTTCGTGATGGTTCCGGCCGTCCTCGTCATGTTCATTGCCGTGCGCCTCGGCAAGCACAGACAAGCGCCATTGTTCGATACGCGATTTCATGAACCGGCATCCAAGGCGATCGACACGCGATTGGTCGGCGGCGCAGCGCTGTTTGGCGTCGGCTGGGGCATGTCGGGCATTTGCCCCGGCCCCGCGATCTCGCTACTCGCCTTCATGCCCGACAATCTCTGGATATACCTCGTGGCGCTGGCGGTCGGCACC
Proteins encoded in this region:
- a CDS encoding substrate-binding protein translates to MTVFKRGPSRRRVLQTGLAGILATGVAPLVFSRGAWAQEFCNNPTGDTVTFGLNLPLTGAYAEEGADEQKAYQLAIQHLNGEGDGGLISVLTPTALKGNGVLGKKVAFVTSDSQTKADVARAGATRMIERDGAVMITGGSSSAEAIAVQGLCQEMGVIFMAGLTHSNDTTGKDKKRYGFRHFFNAYQSGIGLAPAIVNEYGADRRAYHLTADYTWGWTQEESMKAATEKLGWQTVQAVRTPLGAADFSQYLTPILNSGADVLILNHYGTDMVNSLTQAVQFGMRDRQANGKDFQIVTPLISELMAKGAGDNVKGIFGTSNWHWNLQDPGTVAFTKSFGAAYGAPPSQAAHTAYVQALLYADAVERAGTFYPPEVIKALEGFEFDGMGNGPTLYRAEDHQCIKNVLVVRGNENPTSQFDVLNIFKEIPREEVAYDPAMFGGDLGPAEPAAMC
- a CDS encoding branched-chain amino acid ABC transporter permease, which translates into the protein MLVISRKDLLLFLGFAIVVLAMPIWLQPFGAAYPDLLNRFTIFAIFAVGFNILFGLTGYLSFGHAAFFGIGSYAAVWSFKLLSMDAVPAMIFAIVISGLFALAIGFVSLRRSGIYFSILTLAFAQMSYNLAYSVLTPITNGETGLQLTLADPRYLDRAFSAAPAGLPSPTLFGAPLTGYAGFYFCAGFLIIAFFIAQRITGSPFGMMLKGIKSNQTRMNYTGFNTKPYTLAAFVISGMYAGLAGALLAITDPLAGAERMQWTASGEVVLMTILGGAGTLVGPVIGAWLIKYFENIFSAINDGILMRFFAFLPDGADHVAVTIASKFVGEGWFLTLGLVFVLIVVFLPGGIMEGVRRIAALFNRSPKKPRHTPAQVQPAE
- a CDS encoding ABC transporter ATP-binding protein → MTNPNVVLHVADVHKRFGGLHALADIDLQVEEGQTHAIIGPNGAGKSTLLNVIIGKLAPTSGTVVFDGAILTGRKPFEINQLGIARVFQTPEIFSDLSVLHNVMIPALAKRDGAFKLNMLRALDSETGIRAEAQDMLEDVGMTSSRDMAAGSLSRGDKRRMELAMCLIQHPRLLLLDEPTAGMSRHDTNTTIELLKKIKSRGMTKVIIEHDMHVVFSLADKISVLAQGRIIADGTPDQVRGNPKVQEAYLGGTH
- a CDS encoding ABC transporter ATP-binding protein; the encoded protein is METQILGNSQAASIETTRPFFSVRDMHAYYGESYIVQGISLDVRQGEILALLGRNGAGKTSTLRTIARTDDPQMRQGEIWLDGKPIHQMKSFEAARAGIQLVPEDRRIIAGLTVEENIALAKVAPGNGWSFEQIYQSFPRLAERRKQDGATLSGGEQQMLAIARALARDLKLLLLDEPYEGLAPVIVQEIERILHSIKPLGITTIIVEQNAVAALKLADRAVILDTGEVAFSGTAKEVLDNTELRHEYLAI
- a CDS encoding LamB/YcsF family protein, whose protein sequence is MTSIDLNADLGEGMGTDEDLLAIVSSASIACGGHAGDAPTIRHILKICKGRGVRAGAHPGYADPKRFGRFRIVMPLDQLLGQIRSQLFLVRFIADEVGVPLSYVKLHGALANQTAEELAFAVGIFSTIQAMNPKMAVLALDNSQQVRAAKAVGMPLIREAYADRAYTAEGLLVPRNQEGAVLHDTDAVIERCLRLAQKGELVAIDGTVLKSSARSICLHGDTPGAVDLAREVRDALEGEGIEIAAEPPEPPTA
- a CDS encoding 5-oxoprolinase subunit C family protein, encoding MSPVLTICRAAPLSTIQDAGRFGMLPHGISASGAMDAGAFRHAGALAGAHSNAAIEFTAAGLDIEVSKGRFVAAMAGGSFRAAHNGAPLAWPGRVELKAGDKLSITPGEWGNYGYLRFDRNFDLPVVMGSLSTSTRAMIGGLDGRALKAGDVLTLGVVGSSLKDSAIEPRRHDGPIRVIWGLHADMFDLPLRREFLTATFAIAPQMDRMGVRLTDPTGIFAKAKILSLVSDAVVPGDIQIMGDGTPVVLMRDHQPTGGYPRIATIASVDLDRFAQLRPGAPVAFQSINVDHAHQLLRSGAQ
- a CDS encoding 5-oxoprolinase subunit B family protein, whose protein sequence is MAGPAPLPILPPPTLLPLGDAALLIRFATSLTDQANWTAIACAQALARDPVPGVVEVMPSLVSVLLRYDPRTVALNTLMGEVRLRLFGLSVDEVTSPPTRIIPTHFGGEAGPDLDEVAAALGLTADAFVAAHNATTLRVLATGFAPGFVYCGFHPETLVLPRRSVVRRSVPKGSVLFAAGQTAIAATEIPTGWHVIGHTDFANFDVAALPPTTLAPGDQLVFEALA
- a CDS encoding quinone oxidoreductase family protein, translated to MSQAIVVHQHGGPEVLSYEEWPLAAPGPGQVAVRQTAVGLNFIDTYQRSGLYPQKLPFVAGSEGAGVVTALGEGVTEFSVGDRVAYQGQIGAYATERLLNAERIVAIPDGVDDQVAAAIMLKGLTAYYLLFQTWPLAAGETILWHAAAGGVGQIATQWAKSLGARVIGTAGSAEKVALALENGCDAVINYTTEDFAERVKELTGGRGVDVVYDGVGKSTFDKSLDCLRPRGLMVSFGNASGVVSIPDLTVLSRKGSLYVTRPTTAHYVAERSALVVAAGALFEAVASGKIKVAVNQTFALKDAAEAHRALEGRQTTGSVVLLP
- a CDS encoding TerC family protein, with translation MLELLADPNVWIAFATLTVMEIVLGIDNIVFISVLVSRLPREQAEFARKLGIGLALVFRIILLLLISVIVQLQDPVVTLFGLALSWKDLILIAGGAFLIYKATHEMHAAIEEPHELDLKEKAKATLQAIILQIVVIDMVFSIDSIITAVGMVPPDQVVVMVAAVLVAVAVMFVASGPIAKFVADHPTTKMLALAFLLLIGVTLVADGLGFHIPKGYIYSAMAFSVLVEAVNIFAKQRRVNKGGHAPKPVAPFTGATGAIAAQTGAAAAKPRTKATPTAKAQSRPKSAPRKPKVPKS
- a CDS encoding YeeE/YedE family protein — protein: MESFTPLSAAIGGALIGLAAAVLWLGNGRIAGIAGIFGNLLPASHNALWRLVFLVCLILGAFATARFLPGLGAGGVDPVRLVEAPAAWGVPTPIWLAIAGLLTGLGTRIGNGCTSGHGVCGLARLSVRSLVAVGVFFGVAIITVTITGIV
- a CDS encoding DUF6691 family protein — protein: MSGFKLPYLATAAFSGVLFGTGLYVSQMVNPLKVLRFLDFTAIPTGGWDPSLAFVMVPAVLVMFIAVRLGKHRQAPLFDTRFHEPASKAIDTRLVGGAALFGVGWGMSGICPGPAISLLAFMPDNLWIYLVALAVGTWAGSLVMPRATPAAVTQ